The following are encoded in a window of Sphingopyxis sp. FD7 genomic DNA:
- a CDS encoding alpha/beta hydrolase gives MTDESRALVDPEVAVLIDTLPLIDLSDAALATARERGRVDPRLFDTQLEPRAVEVERHDGPPVGALLFDPPRSARARGAILHLHGGGMVMGSPDMARIFMPEIALRHELVVMSVDYRLAPETVFPGQLDDAEAALHWLIAQASDLAVDPARILLMGESAGGGLAAALALRLRDRGGPGLAGQILTYPMLDHRTGGANDPHDHGPAGQFIWTAMRNRYGWDALRGGQSIDRAQVGWFSPATAKSLAGLPPTFLATGSLDLFLAENLEFARRLCAAGNATEFHTYSGAIHGFDLLRRSRLARQYRRDLGAWLDALLAIGIAEPKRTTA, from the coding sequence ATGACCGACGAAAGTCGCGCGCTGGTAGATCCCGAAGTGGCAGTGTTGATCGATACACTGCCACTGATCGACCTCAGCGACGCGGCCCTTGCCACCGCGAGAGAGCGTGGGAGAGTCGATCCTCGCCTGTTCGACACCCAGCTCGAGCCAAGGGCGGTCGAGGTAGAGCGGCACGATGGCCCGCCGGTGGGCGCGCTGCTGTTCGATCCTCCGCGCAGCGCCCGCGCCCGCGGCGCCATCCTGCACCTGCACGGTGGTGGCATGGTCATGGGGTCGCCCGATATGGCGCGGATTTTCATGCCCGAGATCGCCTTGCGCCACGAGTTGGTGGTGATGTCCGTCGATTATCGCCTTGCGCCCGAAACGGTGTTTCCGGGGCAACTCGACGATGCCGAGGCGGCACTGCACTGGCTGATCGCCCAAGCGAGCGATCTCGCCGTAGACCCTGCTCGGATTCTGCTCATGGGCGAGAGCGCCGGTGGCGGCCTGGCGGCGGCGCTGGCGCTGCGCCTGCGCGACCGTGGCGGACCCGGGCTGGCTGGGCAGATACTGACTTACCCGATGCTCGATCACCGAACCGGTGGGGCGAACGACCCGCACGATCACGGACCAGCCGGGCAGTTCATCTGGACCGCCATGCGCAATCGATATGGCTGGGACGCACTCCGGGGCGGACAATCGATCGATCGCGCCCAGGTCGGCTGGTTCTCGCCCGCCACGGCGAAGTCGCTCGCCGGGCTCCCACCGACTTTCCTCGCAACCGGCAGCCTCGATCTGTTTCTGGCCGAGAACCTCGAGTTCGCCCGCCGGCTGTGTGCGGCGGGCAATGCGACCGAGTTCCACACCTACAGTGGCGCGATCCACGGCTTCGATCTGTTGCGCCGCAGCCGCCTCGCGCGGCAATATCGCCGCGATCTGGGCGCATGGCTCGATGCCCTGTTAGCTATTGGTATCGCCGAACCGAAACGGACCACCGCATGA
- a CDS encoding MFS transporter yields MGDTPMGARRWVAIALAVFLNGLDGYDAASISFAAPGIAADWGLGPAVLGWVLSMELIGMAAGSLAFGMAADKYGRRPCILACLVLMAGGMFGATYAENVEQLSAYRIVTGLGIGGMLASLTAVVAEYSNDRWRPVVISTMIVGYPIGTVLGGLVARQLVAAGDWRDVFLFGFAVTVAALPLAFALLPESPVWLARSRNHLTQANAVLQRFRLPPASAREPTNDFGRSGSLLELFRHGLARTTVLLTLAYVGHMSCYYFIFKWLPKLVVDLGHPAQAGADMLIVAMLAGAAAGPVFGLLAGRITLPRASILVLLGAALAVNLFARVGADLMLLTIAAALVGIFFNSGGVAFYALLANAFPAELRGRGIGFGVGVGRAGAALGPAMAGAMLAADFGLPSTALVMGMGPLLGAVIILVLFRPTRDR; encoded by the coding sequence TTGGGCGACACACCGATGGGCGCGCGTCGCTGGGTGGCGATCGCACTGGCGGTGTTCCTCAACGGGCTCGACGGCTATGATGCGGCGTCGATCAGCTTCGCCGCACCGGGTATCGCCGCGGATTGGGGACTCGGACCCGCCGTGCTGGGCTGGGTGCTGTCGATGGAACTGATCGGCATGGCTGCCGGTTCGCTCGCGTTCGGGATGGCGGCGGACAAGTACGGGCGCAGGCCCTGCATCCTGGCGTGCCTGGTGCTGATGGCCGGGGGAATGTTTGGCGCGACCTATGCGGAGAACGTGGAACAGCTTTCCGCCTATCGCATCGTCACGGGTCTCGGGATCGGCGGTATGCTCGCCTCGCTGACGGCGGTGGTGGCGGAATATTCCAACGACCGCTGGCGGCCCGTGGTGATCTCGACGATGATCGTCGGTTACCCGATCGGCACGGTGCTGGGCGGACTGGTTGCGCGTCAGCTGGTTGCCGCGGGCGACTGGCGCGATGTGTTCCTGTTCGGGTTTGCCGTGACTGTCGCTGCATTGCCGCTGGCGTTCGCGCTGCTACCTGAATCGCCCGTCTGGCTGGCGCGGTCGCGGAACCATTTGACGCAGGCCAACGCGGTTCTGCAGCGGTTTCGCCTGCCGCCGGCAAGTGCGCGCGAGCCGACGAATGATTTCGGACGATCGGGCTCGCTGCTCGAACTGTTCCGCCACGGGCTGGCGCGCACCACCGTACTGCTTACACTCGCCTATGTCGGGCATATGTCTTGCTACTATTTCATTTTCAAATGGTTGCCCAAGCTGGTCGTCGACCTTGGGCACCCGGCGCAGGCCGGAGCCGATATGCTGATCGTCGCGATGCTGGCGGGCGCAGCCGCGGGCCCGGTGTTCGGGCTGCTCGCCGGTCGCATCACCCTGCCGCGCGCGTCGATCCTGGTGCTGCTCGGCGCGGCGCTGGCGGTAAATCTGTTTGCGCGGGTGGGAGCGGACCTGATGCTGTTGACTATCGCGGCTGCGCTGGTGGGCATATTCTTCAACTCCGGCGGGGTCGCATTCTACGCGCTCCTCGCCAATGCCTTCCCAGCCGAACTGCGCGGCCGCGGCATCGGGTTCGGTGTGGGTGTGGGCCGCGCCGGCGCGGCGCTGGGCCCGGCGATGGCGGGCGCGATGCTCGCGGCGGATTTCGGCCTTCCCTCCACGGCCCTGGTCATGGGGATGGGGCCGCTGCTCGGCGCGGTGATAATCTTGGTGTTGTTTCGACCAACCCGCGATAGATGA
- a CDS encoding IS3 family transposase (programmed frameshift), with translation MPSKKHRAEEIIGKLREAEVVLAQGATTAEACRRIAISEQTYYRWRKEYGGLKTDQARRMKDLEKENARLRRAISDLTLDKLILQEAAPGKLLSPARRRRCIDHIRRMMPVSERRLCRVLGQHRSTQRKAPRGADDEAALTEDIIALARQYGRYGYRRVTALLRDAGWHVNRKRVERIWRREGLKVPQRQPKRGRLWLNDGSCIRLRPEYPGHVWSYDFVEGRTHDGRKYRILSIIDEASRECLALPVARKLRSDDVLAALAELFVTRGPPAHIRSDNGPEFIATAVQQWLAQIGVKTLYITPGSPWENGYCESFNGSLRDELLNGEIFYSLAEAQILIEAWRRHYNTIRPHSSLGYRPPAPEAVPSPVSPSGSASLHLRPTLAMEASMH, from the exons ATGCCGAGCAAGAAGCATCGCGCGGAAGAGATTATCGGCAAGCTGCGTGAAGCGGAGGTTGTGCTGGCGCAGGGGGCGACGACTGCGGAGGCGTGCCGTCGGATCGCGATCAGCGAGCAGACCTACTATCGTTGGCGCAAGGAGTATGGCGGCCTGAAGACCGACCAGGCGCGGCGGATGAAAGATCTGGAGAAAGAGAATGCGCGGCTTCGTCGTGCGATATCGGACCTGACGCTGGACAAGCTGATCCTGCAGGAGGCCGCCC CGGGGAAACTTCTAAGCCCCGCGCGCCGAAGGCGCTGTATCGACCACATCAGAAGGATGATGCCGGTGTCCGAGCGGCGACTATGCCGCGTGCTCGGGCAACACCGGTCGACACAGCGCAAGGCGCCACGCGGGGCGGATGACGAAGCAGCTCTGACCGAGGACATCATCGCGCTGGCCCGGCAATATGGTCGTTATGGCTATCGCCGGGTGACGGCGTTGCTGCGCGATGCGGGCTGGCATGTGAACCGCAAGCGGGTCGAGCGCATCTGGCGCCGCGAGGGACTGAAGGTGCCGCAGCGGCAGCCGAAGCGCGGGCGGCTCTGGCTGAACGATGGATCGTGTATCCGGCTCCGGCCGGAATATCCCGGCCATGTCTGGTCATACGACTTCGTCGAGGGCCGCACCCATGACGGTCGCAAATACCGGATCCTGTCGATCATCGACGAGGCGAGCCGGGAGTGCCTGGCGTTGCCGGTAGCGCGCAAGCTCAGGAGCGATGACGTGCTCGCAGCGCTGGCCGAACTGTTCGTCACGCGCGGCCCGCCGGCGCATATAAGGTCGGACAATGGCCCGGAGTTTATCGCGACGGCGGTGCAGCAATGGCTCGCCCAGATCGGCGTGAAGACGCTCTATATCACGCCCGGATCACCGTGGGAGAATGGCTATTGCGAAAGCTTCAACGGATCGCTGCGCGATGAATTGCTCAACGGCGAGATCTTCTACTCGCTCGCTGAGGCCCAGATCCTGATCGAAGCCTGGCGGCGACATTACAACACCATCCGGCCGCACAGCTCGCTCGGATATCGACCACCGGCGCCGGAGGCCGTTCCATCGCCAGTGTCGCCCTCCGGTTCCGCTTCGCTCCACCTACGGCCAACACTGGCGATGGAGGCGTCAATGCACTAA
- a CDS encoding MerR family transcriptional regulator: MKIGELASATATKVETVRYYEKIGLLLPPARTSANYRAYGHDHLARLSFIRRARNLGFTLEAVRELLTLSDDKSQSCDAIDEIARVHLTEIDRKIADLSALRGELDRVVGSCRHGTVADCKIIETLAPCSLA, from the coding sequence ATGAAAATTGGCGAACTGGCAAGCGCCACGGCGACCAAGGTCGAGACGGTGCGCTATTATGAAAAGATCGGGCTGTTGTTGCCGCCTGCGCGGACCAGCGCCAACTATCGTGCTTACGGCCATGATCATCTGGCGCGTCTGTCGTTCATCCGCCGCGCCCGCAATCTCGGTTTCACGCTCGAAGCGGTTCGCGAACTGCTCACGCTGTCGGATGACAAGTCCCAATCCTGCGATGCAATCGACGAAATCGCGCGCGTCCACCTCACCGAAATCGACCGCAAGATCGCCGATCTGAGCGCGTTGCGCGGCGAGCTCGACCGGGTGGTCGGTTCCTGCCGCCACGGGACAGTCGCCGACTGCAAAATCATCGAGACCCTGGCCCCGTGCTCGTTAGCATAA